The following coding sequences lie in one Rutidosis leptorrhynchoides isolate AG116_Rl617_1_P2 chromosome 6, CSIRO_AGI_Rlap_v1, whole genome shotgun sequence genomic window:
- the LOC139855592 gene encoding uncharacterized protein has product MQRERDNRDARVPHDRFDGDQGFTSRRSMISSLLGGRDPFDDPFFTRPFGSLFEPSVFDTHSSFDALSHTNDSSSKGLVIEELDSDDESEIEKGGNGDFEVKDNKARKGPLVEHPDDDEVKDVSINKNYNRVEGTKSQSQSVSFKKVTYGGINGAYYTATTARKSGSDGVVLEDSKEADKTTGRATHRISKGIHDKGHSVTRKLGTDGTVDTVQTLHNLEEDELSGFDEAWNGNADRHLPGWNEDFNLFGRAGIGSSLRPFGLGFQTADRSHSSGGVNNDNVARTSSSSGRPKKVVTINIE; this is encoded by the exons ATGCAGAGGGAACGGGATAATAGAGACGCACGAGTTCCCCATGACCGATTTGATGGTGATCAGGGTTTCACGTCTCGTAGAAGCATGATATCTAGTCTTCTAGGAGGAAGGGATCCGTTTGATGACCCGTTTTTTACCCGACCTTTTGGGAGTTTGTTCGAGCCTAGTGTATTTGATACACATAGCTCTTTTGATGCTTTGTCACATACGAATGACAGTAGTTCAAAGGGACTAGTTATCGAAGAGTTAGATAGTGATGACGAAAGCGAAATTGAAAAAGGTGGAAATGGTGATTTTGAGGTTAAGGATAATAAAGCTCGCAAAGGTCCTCTTGTAGAACATCCTGATGATGATG AAGTGAAGGATGTCAGCATTAACAAGAACTATAACAGAGTTGAAGGGACGAAATCGCAGAGTCAGAGTGTCAGCTTTAAGAAAGTTACGTATGGTGGTATTAATGGAGCGTACTATACTGCCACAACAGCTAGGAAATCAGGCAGTGACGGA GTAGTTCTGGAAGACAGCAAAGAAGCTGATAAAACCACGGGTCGAGCAACACACAGGATTTCAAAAGGAATACATGATAAG GGGCATTCTGTCACAAGGAAGCTTGGTACAGATGGGACAGTGGACACAGTGCAGACCCTACACAACCTTGAGGAAG ATGAGCTGTCTGGTTTTGATGAAGCATGGAATGGTAATGCTGATAGACATTTGCCTGGATGGAATGAAGACTTCAACTTGTTTGGGAGGGCAG GTATCGGTAGTAGCTTGCGACCGTTTGGATTGGGATTTCAGACAGCCGATCGCTCTCATAGCAGTGGAGGGGTGAATAATGACAACGTAGCACGAACAAGTTCTTCAAGTGGTCGACCCAAAAAGGTTGTTACGATCAACATAGAGTGA
- the LOC139852585 gene encoding probable protein S-acyltransferase 14 isoform X1 gives MYRSGAVMAWNVFKFCTALRGLGSIMILLVLGVVGVTYYAVVLCNYGPALAAGGLDSLISLVVLIIFHALLVMLLWSYFSVVFTDPGGVPPNYRPLIDQERGDLDPLEASEFGPLTTPDPTNGRIRYCRKCNQLKPPRCHHCSVCGRCVLKMDHHCVWVVNCVGALNYKYFLLFLFYTFLETTVVTLALLPHFIAFFSDGEIPGSPSTLATTFLAFVLNLAFALSVFGFLIMHISLVSANTTTIEAYEKKTTPKWRYDLGRKKNFEQVFGTVQKYWFIPAYCDEDLRRMPALQGIEYPSKPDLDGQEF, from the exons ATGTATAGATCTGGAGCTGTAATGGCATGGAATGTGTTCAAATTTTGTACGGCTTTAAGAGGGTTAGGTTCGATCATGATCTTATTGGTTCTTGGTGTTGTTGGTGTCACATATTACGCTGTCGTTTTGTGTAATTATGGTCCTGCTTTGGCAGCCGGTGGTCTTGATTCTCTCATTTCACTTGTTGTTTTAATCATCTTTCATGCCCTG CTGGTGATGCTACTATGGAGTTATTTTTCGGTGGTGTTCACGGACCCTGGTGGTGTCCCACCTAATTATAGGCCGCTAATTGATCAAGAACGAGGGGACCTTGATCCACTAGAAGCTTCTGAATTTGGCCCGTTGACTACACCTGATCCAACCAATGGTAGAATCCGTTATTGTAGAAAGTGTAACCAGTTAAAGCCGCCCCGGTGCCACCATTGTTCTGTTT GTGGGCGGTGTGTGCTGAAAATGGATCATCATTGTGTGTGGGTTGTTAATTGTGTTGGGGCACTAAACTACAAGTATTTTCTTCTCTTCCTG TTTTACACGTTTCTAGAGACTACAGTTGTAACGTTAGCGTTGTTACCACATTTCATAGCGTTTTTTAGTGATGGGGAGATACCCGGGTCACCTAGCACTCTAGCAACAACGTTTCTCGCTTTTG TGTTGAATTTGGCTTTTGCCTTGAGTGTTTTTGGATTTCTAATTATGCACATATCTTTGGTGTCTGCTAATACCACAACAATCGAG GCATATGAGAAGAAGACTACTCCAAAATGGCGTTACGATCTTGGTCGGAAAAAGAATTTCGAACAG GTATTTGGAACTGTACAAAAGTATTGGTTTATCCCAGCGTATTGTGATGAAGATTTGAGAAGAATGCCCGCACTGCAAGGTATCGAGTATCCGTCAAAACCAGATTTGGATGGCCAAGAATTTTAA
- the LOC139852585 gene encoding probable protein S-acyltransferase 14 isoform X2 yields the protein MAWNVFKFCTALRGLGSIMILLVLGVVGVTYYAVVLCNYGPALAAGGLDSLISLVVLIIFHALLVMLLWSYFSVVFTDPGGVPPNYRPLIDQERGDLDPLEASEFGPLTTPDPTNGRIRYCRKCNQLKPPRCHHCSVCGRCVLKMDHHCVWVVNCVGALNYKYFLLFLFYTFLETTVVTLALLPHFIAFFSDGEIPGSPSTLATTFLAFVLNLAFALSVFGFLIMHISLVSANTTTIEAYEKKTTPKWRYDLGRKKNFEQVFGTVQKYWFIPAYCDEDLRRMPALQGIEYPSKPDLDGQEF from the exons ATGGCATGGAATGTGTTCAAATTTTGTACGGCTTTAAGAGGGTTAGGTTCGATCATGATCTTATTGGTTCTTGGTGTTGTTGGTGTCACATATTACGCTGTCGTTTTGTGTAATTATGGTCCTGCTTTGGCAGCCGGTGGTCTTGATTCTCTCATTTCACTTGTTGTTTTAATCATCTTTCATGCCCTG CTGGTGATGCTACTATGGAGTTATTTTTCGGTGGTGTTCACGGACCCTGGTGGTGTCCCACCTAATTATAGGCCGCTAATTGATCAAGAACGAGGGGACCTTGATCCACTAGAAGCTTCTGAATTTGGCCCGTTGACTACACCTGATCCAACCAATGGTAGAATCCGTTATTGTAGAAAGTGTAACCAGTTAAAGCCGCCCCGGTGCCACCATTGTTCTGTTT GTGGGCGGTGTGTGCTGAAAATGGATCATCATTGTGTGTGGGTTGTTAATTGTGTTGGGGCACTAAACTACAAGTATTTTCTTCTCTTCCTG TTTTACACGTTTCTAGAGACTACAGTTGTAACGTTAGCGTTGTTACCACATTTCATAGCGTTTTTTAGTGATGGGGAGATACCCGGGTCACCTAGCACTCTAGCAACAACGTTTCTCGCTTTTG TGTTGAATTTGGCTTTTGCCTTGAGTGTTTTTGGATTTCTAATTATGCACATATCTTTGGTGTCTGCTAATACCACAACAATCGAG GCATATGAGAAGAAGACTACTCCAAAATGGCGTTACGATCTTGGTCGGAAAAAGAATTTCGAACAG GTATTTGGAACTGTACAAAAGTATTGGTTTATCCCAGCGTATTGTGATGAAGATTTGAGAAGAATGCCCGCACTGCAAGGTATCGAGTATCCGTCAAAACCAGATTTGGATGGCCAAGAATTTTAA